The region AAGGCCGTGGATTTTGTGATGCCATTTAGCCCTGAAAAAATGCTATCCAGCGCAACATTAGGTTGTCAGGTTACTGATGATAAAGGGCGACTTGGCAAGGTATTTAAACAACTTGCAGCCAAGATTGCAGGACAGCCCGTAGACCGGGGTCGTGGCCTACAGCATTGGTTTAGGAGACGCTAATGTTTGGACGGAAAACACTGACTCAGCAGAGCCTGACATCTCACGTCAATACAGTACGGGGAAATAGTTCAGTAAAGGATTCAGAGCGACAACAGAGTCGATTCGAGCTTATTCACACAGAGGTGATGCTGACGATCGAGCCTGCGGTGGTGGTGCAATTATCCCGGGAAGAACTCGAGACCCGCACTTTTGAGGCCGTGGGGGACATTGCGCTGCGCCATCAACTGCCTATGGGAGGACAAGAACAAAAACAAATGATGCTTCGTTTGGTGGATGAGATGCTAGGGCTGGGGCCATTACAAGTATTGATCGATGATCCTAATATCACCGATATCATGGTCAATGGTCATAAAGAAGTGTTTATTGAACATAACGGTAAGCTCAAATCTGCCCAGATAAGCTTTCGTGATGAGGAGCATGTACTTAACTTAGCACGCCGTATTGTGAGTCGGATAGGACGAAGGATTGATGAAACCAATCCGATGGTTGATGCTCGCTTACCCGATGGGAGTCGGGTCAATGTGCTTATTCCGCCGCTTGCGCTGGATGGCACCTGTATTTCAATTCGTAAGTTTAGCCATAATAAACGGAGCTTAAGCCAGTTAGCTGAACTGGGTGCTATGTCAAGTGACATGGTTACCTTGCTTGATATCATTGCACGTTGTCGAGTCAATGTATTGATATCTGGTGGCACAGGTGCAGGTAAGACCACATTATTAAATGCCATGTCATTTGGTTTCTCACCCGATGAGCGGATCATTACCATCGAAGATGCGGCTGAATTGAAATTGGCACAACCTCATGTGATACGCATTGAAACGCGTCCCGCGAATACGGAAGGTTTGGAAGCTGTCGATCAGCGCCATTTACTAAAGAATGCTCTTCGTATGCGACCTGATCGTATTATTCTTGGTGAGGTTCGTGGTGCAGAGGCACTGGATATGATGCAAGCGATGAATACAGGCCATGATGGCTCCATGTGTACGTTGCATGCGAATTCACCGCCAGATGCGTTGATAAGATTAGAAAATATGTTATTGATGGCTGAAGTTCACTTACCTGCCACCGCATTACGCCGTCAGATCGCGGGCACTATCGACATTATTGTGCAGATAGAGCGGATGCGAGATGGTTTACGTCGAGTGACGCATATTACTGAAGTGGTTGGATTGGAAGGGGAGCAGTATCTTACTCGTGATCTCTTTAGTTTTGATTATCAAATGCAGTCTAGTCAGGGGAATGTGGTTGGGCAGTTTGTGTCCGGTAACATAGTTCCTCACTTTATCGAAAAAGCGAGATATTATCAGTTAGATACCCGTCTAAAACAAGTGATGGGAGTGAATTGATGCTGGCTCTACTTGTCATGCTTCTGGGAGGGAGTCTCATTGTGAGTGTGATGTCATGCTGGCATTACTATGGTCAATATCGCTTGAAGTGCGCTCGTTTGTTAATCGTGTCTGTGGCGAAGACTCGAGATAAATCAGTGTCTAAATCTCTCTTTGGCTTGGAGCAAGAGACCAGTCCTTGGCTACGCTGGCTAAAAAGGCTAGAGTCCCGCATTGATAATTTGTTTGGGGTTAAGGGGAAAGTATTTTTGTACGTAGGGCTCATTGTCGCAGGTGTTAGCAGTTGGCTAATGAGCGGTTTTTTACCCTATTATGTTCGCTTTATACTGGTATTGATTGTTCCTGCTGTTGCTTTTTTAGGTTTTTTTTGGTTTATGCGCACGGCACAACTGAAACAATTTGATCACGCTTTTCCTCAGGTATTAGGCCAATTGTCTCGTGCTGTTGCTGCGGGGATTTCTGTACCTCAAGCGATTGCTCAGGTGTCAGAATATCAACAGGGTTTTCTCTGCCGAGAGTTTGAGTTGATCAGTGACAGCTTGACCATTGGCATCAGCCTTAAACAAGCTTTGCAGCAGGCTTCTCATCGTTTGCCTTATGCCAGTTTTCATTTTTTTACCGTCGCATTGATTTTAAACCAAGAGAACGGTGGTCAATTACGCGAAGTGCTCTACAGACTGGGGCGAACCTTACACGATAACAGTGCCATTAAGATGAAGATAAAGAGTCTGACCGCTGAGCCTAGAATAACGGCATTGATTTTAGCCAGTTTGCCATTGGTATTAATTGGGATCATGTGTTTTAAGAATCCAAGCTCTTTCGCTATTTTAATTGATACGCCAGTGGGTCAGTATGTGTTGCTCTATGTGTTGTCTAGCATAGTCTTAGGCCTAAGTATTATTAATGTGCTGACGAAGGTGAGGCCATGATGACATTATCCTTGTGGGTGTCGTTTCTGTTATTGCTGTCTGGGGGAATATTAGCCTTGGTTTGCAATGTTAAGGCGAGTCAGAGAGATAGAGTTGTCATACGCTTGCAGGCAGTGAATAGAGGCACCATTGCTTTTGCCTCACCGCTCACTTCGATTCAGTCTCATCTCAGAGTGAGCAATGATATTAAGGCGTTGTTACTCAAAGCGGGGTTTTATTCAGATCGGGCAGCCAGTGTTTTTGTGATGGCTAAATGGCTAATGACGATAAGTTGTTTTATTGGCTGGATGAGTTATTCGGGATTTAGCTTCGATAGCATCATCATCGCCAAAGGAGTGATGTTTGCTGTTATCGGCGGAATGTCGGTGGAACATTGGCTCAAGTTTAGGGCCAGACTCGTCTCTTCACGTATCGCCGCTGCCACACCAGATGCGCTTGATCTAATGGTGATATGCATTGAATCAGGTTTGACCTTAGAAGCTGTGTTTGGCCGAGTAGGACAAGAGATGGGGAGTTTTTCTCCTGAGCTGGCCAGAGAATGGTTGATCACCGAAGCTGAGTTACGTCTGCTTGATTCTCGTGCCCAAGCGTTGAAAAACTTAGCAAGACGGACAGGTATCATAGAGGTCGAAAATATGGTTATTGCCTTGTCTCAGGCAGAAAAGTACGGCAGTTCTATGGCGAAAAGTATGCGCCTTATCGCATCCGACAGCCGCCAGCATCAATTTTTGTCGTTGGAAGAAAAGGTCGGCAAGATCCCCGCAAAAATGTCCATGCCACTGGTTGTGTTAGTGATGATCCCTGTGGTAGTACTGATTGTTGCCCCTACAATCATTGCCCTTATGACGTCGATAGGTGAATTATGAAACCGTTAATATCGTTACTTTTGATTCTTCTTATTGGCTGCAGTGCTTCCCCCATATCAGTCAGTGTTAATGATAGGCATTTGGCTGAGGTGGCGATGGTTAATGGTCGCCCACAGAGTGCTGTGGCTATCTATCAATCTTTGCTCCAAAGTGCACCGCAAGATGTAGAGCTGCTTTATTTGTTAGGCAGCGCCTATAACTTGAGTGGAGAGTATGAAATGGCATTGCATCATTTAACAGATGCCAGTCGTATTAACCATGAGGCTGGCTACGCCAGTCGAGGAGAAATTTTACGAGAAATCGGTCGTGCTAGACTCGCTTCTGGCGATATACCTGAGGCAATGAAGGCATTAAAGCAAGCCAGTTCATTATTACCTGATGATGCCATTACTTACAATACACTTGGTGTGTGTTATGCCTTGAACCAAACATACCAACAGGCTCGTGAGGCTTTTAATGCTGCGCTTGTTATCGAACCTAGTAGTCTTGAATATCGCAATAATTTAGCGCTGGCTTGGATACTTGATGATAAACCACAACAAGGTATCAATGTTATTTACCCCAGTTACCTACGGGGTAAGAGCACGGCTAAATTACGCCAAAACCTTGCACTGGCTTTTGCGATGAAAGGGGATATGGAGGCAGCCAAAACGATTGCCAAACAAGATTTAACGAAGGCGGAGTTGGCGCGCAATTTAGATTTTTACGGTCAGTGGCAGGTGAGGGCGCTGTGAAATCGAAACAAGCGGGCAGTCAAACCCTAGAATTTGCGTTGACCTTTATTCCTTTTTTCGTGCTGTTATTGTTGGTGGTTGAGCTGTGCCGATTTATGTTAACGGCAAATTTACTGGATGCGGCATTATCAACAGCGGCGAGGCAAGTGGTTAGGGTTGATGATAAGCAAGATATTTTGCAATTGTTGAGGCAAGAGATCGATGAGCAGAATTGGCCACTGTTTGACAATGGCAGAATGGAACTTGAAGGTCGCTATTATGTTGATTTTAACGCCTTAGTATTAAATCATTTTACGTCAGACTATCAGGGGCAAATGTACGGAGAGTATCAGCTTACTTATGCTTATCAGATGTTGTCCATAGAAGGTTTTGGCAATAATAGTAGTGCTATCAAGCAGTTTGAGAGGACAGTGTTGGTGGCCCATGAGAGACGTTAATGTGATGGGACAGTACCAGCAAGGCCTCAGTATTATCGCCTTACCTATTATTGTTCTCGTCATGGTCGCTTTGGGTTTATTGGTGTTTAAAATTAACCATGCATTACTCATTAAAGCCAAGTTAGATCGTTTGTCTTATTCGCTTGCGACAGTGATAAGTGTTGAAGCATTAGCGCTCCCTCTGGTCACAGAAAAGCAGGTCGTTACCCAAGTTTTAGCAGATGATTTACTTTCTTTAGTTAAGCGGCACTTAGCACTCAGGATTAAAGATAGAAATACCGAGATTGGTATTGAATTAGAGCAGCTCAAATTTATAGGCGACAAAAATCGTCAACAATGGCATGGATTTCAGTCAGGAGCTGAATGTCAGGCAAAGACGGGGTTGTCACTGCTTAGCGACTTGTCTCCTTTAGGAACTGTGGAAGGATTTAATGTAGATCGGCGTGCGGATTTATTTCAAGTAACCCTTTGTTTAGTTGGTGTTAAGTCGGTCGGTAGTGCGCTGGGGACGATGGAGCTGAGAGATTTTTTCGATGACTATTATAAGAGTTCTTCACTTTTGAATGGCAGGTATTATGACTAAATACCTCAACCGTCAGCGAGGGGACATCTCCTTGATGTTTGTGATCTGTTTGCCTTTTATGTTAAGCATCATCGCAGTTAGCATCTTATTGGCGATGTACTTGCTCACCGTGACGAGAGCAGGGCAGGCGGCTGATGCAGCATCGCTTGCATGCGGGTATGCACAGCGTGCTGATCAGGATTTAACGGTGGATTTTTTGAATTATTATCGCCCTGGATTTGTGGCTCATGATGGTGAAGTGCTGGTATCGATTGATGCAAAAAAGCGTTGTAGTATTTCGGCGAGTTACCGCTTCAATCCTGTGATGATGGCATTTCTTCCTGAATCTGTCAGTAGCGATGTGGCTCTTTCTTCTGCTAGCCATTCAATCTCACATCTCGTGGTTAATTCAAGAATTTTACCCATCGATCTTGCTTTGGTTTTAGATATCTCTGGCTCTATGTCCGGCCAGTTACCTCAATTGAAACGTATCATTACTAGTGCCATAGAAGATATTCATCAGCAAGATACGGATGAAACAGGTGCTGTGAGATTTTCATTGGTACCTTTTCAGAGTGGCGTTGGGGTGATTAATGCCCCCTGGATGCCAGAGTCAGCAGGGAAGATCACGTGTGTTGATGGCTTAAGTTATGGTCAACATTCGGTTGATTATGCTGCAACAGTAGATGATCTTGGCAAGTCTGCGGCCAGTTTGGAGATTAAAACGGTATCGCCCAGTGAATGGTTGGATGCCTGCAGTTCGGATGTGACTATTTTGCCGTTGACGGACGATCTTAAAAGAGTCACCAAAAGCGTTAATGCCTTGACCACCGATGGATCAACGTCTTCTTATCAAGGTTTGATATGGGGAGTGAGAACCTTGTTACCCCAATGGCAGGAAGAATGGCAGATCAACCCGGTTGAATCTACTGATTTAGTACAGCGGTTAATTTTGTTTACCGATGGTGCAGATCAAGGTACCTATTTGGATGATTTAATTGAACAAGGATTGTGTCGGGTTATTCAAAGCCAATTCAATATAGAGATGAGCTTTATTGGTTTTGATGTTGATGAGCGTCGTCTACAGCAGTTTAGAGAATGTGCCGGTGAGATGGGTAAGGTGTATGACGCGAAAAATACGCAAGAATTAGCCGTTTTTTTTCAGGAGGCTTTGCAGACGGAAACCAAAGCTAGCTTAGTGCTACGGGAAGAGAGTGACAATTGAGGAAATGGTGATCAGGTAAATGTCAGTCATCACTCAGGGGTACGTGGGTCGTGATGTTTTATTATTTTATAGTTGAATACAAATCATTTGTTTTATTAGAGGTGTTTATGTTTAAGAAATATATGTTCATCGTGTCTTTGCTGTTTGTTGGGCAAATGTTTTCGACACCGGCGTTGGGTTATCAGCAAGGAGAATTGCTGTCATCTAAGGCTCTGCAGAAGCTGGATCTTAACCCAAATGAGTTAACCATTATCGATTTCTTTGCTCAGTGGTGTGTGTCATGCCGTGTCGAGCTACCTGAGGTCGAGATATTATCTCGTCAGTTAATCGGTCGGGGAGTCAATATTGTTGGTGTGGATGTTGATGAGGATGTCGATGTTGGTTTGGCATTTCAGCAGGAGTTGGGACTCACTTTTCGTGTGGTAGCCGATCCGGATCAGGAATTGGTCACGGACTTTGAACCTACAGGAATGCCAGCCTTGTATTACGTCTATCAAGGCAAGGTACTTAAGGTGAGATACGGTGCCATCGATCACATCAGACAGGTGATGATTACTGACATAAAGTCTTTGGATCTTTCGGGAACAAAGGATGACAAATGAACAGGATGAATAAACTAAGCCTAATAACGGTGCTTTTTTGCATGCCATTCAGTATGACTGCGATTGCTGGATTAGATATCGATCTGAGTGATTTGGATGAGGTGCATAAATCAGTTGAGCTTGAGAATAAGCGTCAAAATCTCACTCAGGATCCACAAGAAGTACAAGATAAGGTCAGTGATAATGGACGTTATCGGGCATCCACACGAGTCTCTTCTTCGGTGTATTTAAGCCAAGGCTCAGCGACTAGCCAGAGACGTAATGTCGAGTTGGTTGTGCCTAAAAAAACAAGTTTAGGGCTGTCTGAGCCTGAATCCTTACTCAGTGGCAGTGTTTTTACTACTGAACTGTCCTCTGATCTCACACCATCAATAGACCTTGAAGAGCGAAAAGATGAGTCGATGTTGTCATTTATTGATGAGTGGTTAGGGATTGATCCTGTCAAACCGTGGGAAAAAGGCACTTTGGCTGATAAAGCAATGAAGCCTGGTGGAGTCGTGCCCGAGTTTGATCGCTTCTCCGAGAAGGTTTTTTCTTATAAACAGGGGTCGGTCGGTGGCAGTGGTGTGGGTGGGGGTGGCTGCGGTTGTAATTAACGGTTTTACATTGGTTATCTAAGTCCAGAATAACTCGCATTAATGACGAAAATAAGATGATAAAATAAATGAGTAAAAAATTAACATTAACCATGCTAAGCGGCGTAGCAGTTTCAAGTTTAGGTGCATTATCGTTACCTGTAGATGTTGAGGCGGCAGATCATATTTCAATTCATCACATGAACTTTGAGGAGTACGGCGATAAGGTTAAGGCTGGTGACAATATTATGTCTATCGAGAAAAACTTCGGCTTGGATTGGACCCTGACAGCAGAGCTCGGCTATGACACGGTATCCGGCGCCTCCCCAGCTTGGGGACCAACCACTCCCGTGTCCGGTAATCAAGATGCATTAAATCGAGCTGAAAAAACTCAATTAGCACAAGACAATACAGCAGAAGTGATCCGTGCAGGTTATGACCCATATCGAGATGGGTATGTGGTGCAGGCTTATGAACTTGAAGACACTCGCTATTCTAGCAGTGCAAATCTGACATACAGAGACGAGCAACGCGATGAATGGAGTCTTGGGCTTAATTACGGCCAAGAGGAAGATTATAAAAGCATGGGGATTAATGGTCAGGTATTGATCTATGCTGATAGTCGTAAAAATCGTTCTTACACCATAGGAACCGCCTTATTGTTTGATAAAACTTTAGCATTTCAGGAATATAAGGACTTTGGTAATGCTCAAGAGTGGCAAAATATTGTTAATGGTGATGTCGAACTTGGATTATCACAGATTTTCACGTCAAATTTCTATGCGACATTGACACTATTTGCCGGATACAAGTCGGGTTACTTGAGTAATCATTATCTGACGGTACAGCGTGAAATCGACCTAGATGATAATGGCACGATAGCAGATGATGAAGTGTTTCTGGCTCAAGATACTCGACCAGATAAACGTGTATCCGGCGGGATTAATATTCAGACTTTTTATAGTGTTAGCTCTGCAGTTGTGGTGAGGCCTAGATATAAGTATTTTAGTGATGATTGGGGGGTAAGTTCCCATCAAATTGGTGGTAAGTTAGGTATTGAACTTCTAGATTGGCTAACCTTAACGCCAGGTTATTTTTGGTACACTCAAACCGCAGCTGATTTTTTTATCGATCCTAGTGCGACAGATCCCTCATTTGCAGCAACAGGCTATGCTACGTCTGATTTACGTTTGGGTAACTTTAATACTAATGCCTATGAGCTTGGGATCAGTGTGCAGGCGAGTCAGCGACTGCGTTTCAATGCATTGGCGGCCTATTATGATAGAAGCAATGGTTATGAAAGTCAGTGGTGGGTCGTTGGGGCAACCTATGAGTTCTGATGCTGGTTATCATTATCGCTTTACTGCCATGACGGTGCCTTGTGAAATCATATTGTTCGCTGATGCTGCTCAATTGCTGGCTGTGACAATTGAAAATAATACCCGGCGTCTTGAAGCTAAATACAATTTTCACGATAAGCGTTCTTGGCTCACTCAGCAGGTTAACGATCGCCAAGTGAATAAAGTGAAGTTAGATGATGAGACCGCTGCCATTCTTGCCTGTGTGCGTCAATACTGTATCGCAACTGAAGGGGTTTTCGACATGACTATTGGTAGCCTTAAATATCAGCAGATCAGTCAGTCAACGCAGAGTCGAGAGCAGCTTTATCTCGACCTAGCACCTTATATGGGACTCGCTAACTGGTCGATTGACGGCAATTGGCTTAACTTTTGCCATTATCAGACGCGTTTTGATCTTGGTGGGGTGATTAAGGAATGCGCTGTCGATCAAGCGGTTGACTTGGCTAAGTCTGCTGGGGCGACAGGAGTATTAATTAATTTTGGTGGGGATATTCGCACCTTTGGTCACAAGCCAGATGGCAGTGCGTTTATTGTGGCAGTGGTTAATCCTAAAGATAACCAACAAGCTTTTTTTTCGTTGCCGCTGAATAACCAAGCATTGACGACCTCGGCTCATTATCAACGACGTTATCAGTTTAACGATGAGCAAACGTCACACATATTGTCTAAAGACGGTGTACATCCTCAGATCCTTTCTTCTACAGTGGTGGCCGATACGGCATTAGAGGCAGGAATATACAGCACAGCGTTAACGATAAAACCGACATTAGATGTGCCAGAGACGGTGGGCTTTGCCTTTATCGATGACACATTAACCCTTCATCAAGACGTGGAGTTTATTCAATTATGAGACGATTACTTATCTTATCTTGTTTTATGATCAGCGTGTTCAGTCAGGCACAAACTCAAAAAGAGTTTTTACCTGTGCAGCAGGCTTTTCCTTACAGTCAAACTACAGCCGACAATGTGTTGACCGTAACGTTTGATACCGCCCCAGGGTATTACCTTTATCAGCAGCGTCTGTCGTTTAAGTCTATTTCTTCCGAGCTTAGCTTGGGTGATCCTGTTTTTTCTATTGTGGCGCAGGAGAAACATGATCCCCATTTTGGTAAGGTGAGGGTTTATCGCCAGCCGCTGACGGTGCGCATTCCCTTTAAGGGGCAGGGCAAGGCGAAAGTGCGCTTTCAGGGTTGCGCTGATGAAGGGTTATGTTATATGCCTCAGAATAAACTGATAGCGTTACAGTCTAAGTAATATTGACAAGAGAGTTGGTGGGCTTTGGTGTAAGATAGCCGATTTTTCGCCTGTGCGGTGAGTTCACCCATAGTTTCTCTTCTATTTATCATTGGACTTTAGATTTTGCACACTCTTGAACAACTTAAATCAGGTCAGCTAAGCGGGGTAGCACGTTTACACTTGGCTGAAAACTTATCGGTATTCCCGACAGAAATTTTTGAACTGGCAGATACATTAGAAGTGCTGGATCTTTCTAATAATCAGCTTGATAGTTTACCGGATGATTTTGGACGTCTACATAAGCTTAATATTTTATTCCTCTCTAATAATTGTTTTACCGAGCTTCCTTCTGTCATTGCTGATTGCCCTAAGCTTGAAATGATTGGCTTTAAGGCCAATCAAATAGTATCAATTGCTGAAGATGCGCTGCCAAAGCAAACTCGTTGGTTAATACTGACTGACAACAAAATAGAACGCCTGCCTGATTCTATGGGCGATTTGTATCGTTTACAGAAATTAGCCTTAGCGGGAAATAGGCTAACCCACCTGCCAGCTTCTATGGCAAATTGTCAACGTGTAGAGTTAGCTCGTTTATCAGCAAATCGATTGACCTCACTGCCTGATTGGTTATTTCAGTTACCCAATCTTGCCTGGTTGGCCATTGCGGGTAATGGCTTAATTGACGGTAATCCCATTAAGCCAAAAAACAAGCCGACTATAGTGCATGTGAAGCTCAGTGATATTGAGTTAGGTGAGCAAATAGGTGAGGGCGCATCAGGGGTTATTTATCGGGCTAAATGGTTAGCTCAACCCACATGTCTACAAGGTCAATCACTCGACATTGCGGTTAAATTATTTAAAGGTGAGGTGACCAGTGATGGCTATCCAGATGATGAATTATCCACCTGTTTACAGGCAGGTGATCATCATAACCTTATTAAGGTCATTGCCCAAATAGACGATGAAGGACAACTTGGCTTAGTCATGGCACTGATCCCAACAAGTTTTAGTAATTTAGGCTTGCCACCTAATTTATTGACTTGTACGCGTGATACGTTTGCGGAACAGACGGAGTTTAGGTTAACGACCATGATGAATATCACTAGACAAATGGCACTCGTGATGGCACACCTACATGCTCATGGTGTTAGTCATGGAGATCTCTACGCGCACAATACCATGTTAGATAATGCGGACTCGATATTATTGGGGGATTTTG is a window of Shewanella sp. VB17 DNA encoding:
- a CDS encoding CpaF family protein translates to MFGRKTLTQQSLTSHVNTVRGNSSVKDSERQQSRFELIHTEVMLTIEPAVVVQLSREELETRTFEAVGDIALRHQLPMGGQEQKQMMLRLVDEMLGLGPLQVLIDDPNITDIMVNGHKEVFIEHNGKLKSAQISFRDEEHVLNLARRIVSRIGRRIDETNPMVDARLPDGSRVNVLIPPLALDGTCISIRKFSHNKRSLSQLAELGAMSSDMVTLLDIIARCRVNVLISGGTGAGKTTLLNAMSFGFSPDERIITIEDAAELKLAQPHVIRIETRPANTEGLEAVDQRHLLKNALRMRPDRIILGEVRGAEALDMMQAMNTGHDGSMCTLHANSPPDALIRLENMLLMAEVHLPATALRRQIAGTIDIIVQIERMRDGLRRVTHITEVVGLEGEQYLTRDLFSFDYQMQSSQGNVVGQFVSGNIVPHFIEKARYYQLDTRLKQVMGVN
- a CDS encoding type II secretion system F family protein, coding for MLALLVMLLGGSLIVSVMSCWHYYGQYRLKCARLLIVSVAKTRDKSVSKSLFGLEQETSPWLRWLKRLESRIDNLFGVKGKVFLYVGLIVAGVSSWLMSGFLPYYVRFILVLIVPAVAFLGFFWFMRTAQLKQFDHAFPQVLGQLSRAVAAGISVPQAIAQVSEYQQGFLCREFELISDSLTIGISLKQALQQASHRLPYASFHFFTVALILNQENGGQLREVLYRLGRTLHDNSAIKMKIKSLTAEPRITALILASLPLVLIGIMCFKNPSSFAILIDTPVGQYVLLYVLSSIVLGLSIINVLTKVRP
- a CDS encoding type II secretion system F family protein, which codes for MMTLSLWVSFLLLLSGGILALVCNVKASQRDRVVIRLQAVNRGTIAFASPLTSIQSHLRVSNDIKALLLKAGFYSDRAASVFVMAKWLMTISCFIGWMSYSGFSFDSIIIAKGVMFAVIGGMSVEHWLKFRARLVSSRIAAATPDALDLMVICIESGLTLEAVFGRVGQEMGSFSPELAREWLITEAELRLLDSRAQALKNLARRTGIIEVENMVIALSQAEKYGSSMAKSMRLIASDSRQHQFLSLEEKVGKIPAKMSMPLVVLVMIPVVVLIVAPTIIALMTSIGEL
- a CDS encoding lipopolysaccharide assembly protein LapB — its product is MKPLISLLLILLIGCSASPISVSVNDRHLAEVAMVNGRPQSAVAIYQSLLQSAPQDVELLYLLGSAYNLSGEYEMALHHLTDASRINHEAGYASRGEILREIGRARLASGDIPEAMKALKQASSLLPDDAITYNTLGVCYALNQTYQQAREAFNAALVIEPSSLEYRNNLALAWILDDKPQQGINVIYPSYLRGKSTAKLRQNLALAFAMKGDMEAAKTIAKQDLTKAELARNLDFYGQWQVRAL
- a CDS encoding TadE/TadG family type IV pilus assembly protein — encoded protein: MKSKQAGSQTLEFALTFIPFFVLLLLVVELCRFMLTANLLDAALSTAARQVVRVDDKQDILQLLRQEIDEQNWPLFDNGRMELEGRYYVDFNALVLNHFTSDYQGQMYGEYQLTYAYQMLSIEGFGNNSSAIKQFERTVLVAHERR
- the tadF gene encoding tight adherence pilus pseudopilin TadF; this translates as MRDVNVMGQYQQGLSIIALPIIVLVMVALGLLVFKINHALLIKAKLDRLSYSLATVISVEALALPLVTEKQVVTQVLADDLLSLVKRHLALRIKDRNTEIGIELEQLKFIGDKNRQQWHGFQSGAECQAKTGLSLLSDLSPLGTVEGFNVDRRADLFQVTLCLVGVKSVGSALGTMELRDFFDDYYKSSSLLNGRYYD
- a CDS encoding VWA domain-containing protein; the encoded protein is MTKYLNRQRGDISLMFVICLPFMLSIIAVSILLAMYLLTVTRAGQAADAASLACGYAQRADQDLTVDFLNYYRPGFVAHDGEVLVSIDAKKRCSISASYRFNPVMMAFLPESVSSDVALSSASHSISHLVVNSRILPIDLALVLDISGSMSGQLPQLKRIITSAIEDIHQQDTDETGAVRFSLVPFQSGVGVINAPWMPESAGKITCVDGLSYGQHSVDYAATVDDLGKSAASLEIKTVSPSEWLDACSSDVTILPLTDDLKRVTKSVNALTTDGSTSSYQGLIWGVRTLLPQWQEEWQINPVESTDLVQRLILFTDGADQGTYLDDLIEQGLCRVIQSQFNIEMSFIGFDVDERRLQQFRECAGEMGKVYDAKNTQELAVFFQEALQTETKASLVLREESDN
- a CDS encoding TlpA disulfide reductase family protein, with the translated sequence MFKKYMFIVSLLFVGQMFSTPALGYQQGELLSSKALQKLDLNPNELTIIDFFAQWCVSCRVELPEVEILSRQLIGRGVNIVGVDVDEDVDVGLAFQQELGLTFRVVADPDQELVTDFEPTGMPALYYVYQGKVLKVRYGAIDHIRQVMITDIKSLDLSGTKDDK
- a CDS encoding DUF4266 domain-containing protein → MNRMNKLSLITVLFCMPFSMTAIAGLDIDLSDLDEVHKSVELENKRQNLTQDPQEVQDKVSDNGRYRASTRVSSSVYLSQGSATSQRRNVELVVPKKTSLGLSEPESLLSGSVFTTELSSDLTPSIDLEERKDESMLSFIDEWLGIDPVKPWEKGTLADKAMKPGGVVPEFDRFSEKVFSYKQGSVGGSGVGGGGCGCN
- a CDS encoding DUF3570 domain-containing protein — its product is MSKKLTLTMLSGVAVSSLGALSLPVDVEAADHISIHHMNFEEYGDKVKAGDNIMSIEKNFGLDWTLTAELGYDTVSGASPAWGPTTPVSGNQDALNRAEKTQLAQDNTAEVIRAGYDPYRDGYVVQAYELEDTRYSSSANLTYRDEQRDEWSLGLNYGQEEDYKSMGINGQVLIYADSRKNRSYTIGTALLFDKTLAFQEYKDFGNAQEWQNIVNGDVELGLSQIFTSNFYATLTLFAGYKSGYLSNHYLTVQREIDLDDNGTIADDEVFLAQDTRPDKRVSGGINIQTFYSVSSAVVVRPRYKYFSDDWGVSSHQIGGKLGIELLDWLTLTPGYFWYTQTAADFFIDPSATDPSFAATGYATSDLRLGNFNTNAYELGISVQASQRLRFNALAAYYDRSNGYESQWWVVGATYEF
- a CDS encoding FAD:protein FMN transferase codes for the protein MSSDAGYHYRFTAMTVPCEIILFADAAQLLAVTIENNTRRLEAKYNFHDKRSWLTQQVNDRQVNKVKLDDETAAILACVRQYCIATEGVFDMTIGSLKYQQISQSTQSREQLYLDLAPYMGLANWSIDGNWLNFCHYQTRFDLGGVIKECAVDQAVDLAKSAGATGVLINFGGDIRTFGHKPDGSAFIVAVVNPKDNQQAFFSLPLNNQALTTSAHYQRRYQFNDEQTSHILSKDGVHPQILSSTVVADTALEAGIYSTALTIKPTLDVPETVGFAFIDDTLTLHQDVEFIQL
- a CDS encoding protein-disulfide reductase DsbD domain-containing protein; translated protein: MRRLLILSCFMISVFSQAQTQKEFLPVQQAFPYSQTTADNVLTVTFDTAPGYYLYQQRLSFKSISSELSLGDPVFSIVAQEKHDPHFGKVRVYRQPLTVRIPFKGQGKAKVRFQGCADEGLCYMPQNKLIALQSK
- a CDS encoding leucine-rich repeat-containing protein kinase family protein; protein product: MHTLEQLKSGQLSGVARLHLAENLSVFPTEIFELADTLEVLDLSNNQLDSLPDDFGRLHKLNILFLSNNCFTELPSVIADCPKLEMIGFKANQIVSIAEDALPKQTRWLILTDNKIERLPDSMGDLYRLQKLALAGNRLTHLPASMANCQRVELARLSANRLTSLPDWLFQLPNLAWLAIAGNGLIDGNPIKPKNKPTIVHVKLSDIELGEQIGEGASGVIYRAKWLAQPTCLQGQSLDIAVKLFKGEVTSDGYPDDELSTCLQAGDHHNLIKVIAQIDDEGQLGLVMALIPTSFSNLGLPPNLLTCTRDTFAEQTEFRLTTMMNITRQMALVMAHLHAHGVSHGDLYAHNTMLDNADSILLGDFGAASDLLLLPRHQREAMESIEVRALGCLLDDMLKQTKQVNVQHGIVTAEGFEKLRSLSQACMQGLLSMRPKFTDIASQLDALCSEI